Proteins co-encoded in one Papaver somniferum cultivar HN1 chromosome 5, ASM357369v1, whole genome shotgun sequence genomic window:
- the LOC113280809 gene encoding DUF724 domain-containing protein 2-like: protein MSDYLEIPKLTEVSSTEEGFLGSYFEARIIKQTEKDEFLVEYTKLYEEGDEKCLLREIVPRSEIRHMPPKFKASYFNISDPVDVFCKDGWWYGIITGRDPIRSKLTGEDRSIYSVYFPLSGEEIEYRKWELRAHLERINGNWIASRVRRNSNGCGSGGFVKKISSGGALVQSSY from the exons ATGTCCGACTACCTAGAAATTCCA AAGTTGACAGAAGTAAGCAGTACAGAAGAAGGATTCTTGGGTTCGTATTTCGAAGCTAGAATAATTAAGCAAACGGAAAAAGACGAGTTCTTAGTTGAATACACAAAACTATACGAAGAAGGTGATGAGAAGTGCTTGCTGAGAGAAATTGTTCCTCGCAGTGAAATCAGACACATGCCTCCTAAATTTAAAGCATCATATTTCAATATCAGTGATCCAGTTGATGTTTTCTGCAAGGATGGTTGGTGGTATGGGATAATTACGGGTAGAGATCCTATTCGAAGCAAGCTTACGGGTGAAgatcgttcaatatattcagtaTACTTTCCTTTGTCGGGTGAAGAAATCGAATACCGCAAGTGGGAATTGAGGGCTCATCTAGAACGGATTAATGGAAATTGGATTGCTTCTCGTGTTCGCAGAAATAGTAATGGATGTGGATCAGGAGGATTTGTCAAGAAAATTTCTTCCGGTGGTGCTTTAGTTCAAAGTTCTTATTAG